The Gemmatimonadaceae bacterium genome has a segment encoding these proteins:
- a CDS encoding ADOP family duplicated permease gives MLPRGIRRLFRIDLGPRRVARAVDDELRFHFDMTVRHYMDSGMCESDAHREAERRFGDVERTRTRLEAIDRSRAQHARRAEWWSAILQDLRYAVRGLRATKSFTAVVVLALALGVGANATMFGIIDRLLLRPPPFLAAATETNVVYLGRSFDGVEQLTPNMSYKRYVELTNYTTSFSQTAAFFYCDLAVDTGQETAERRVSMVSAAFWRFFDAPPALGRYFGPSEDHTPEGATVAVLGYTYWQTRFGGSRDVLGKSISLGRRTYTIVGVAPRGFVGMDPVGAVAFIPISTGVSDIFVAGMVDASKWYTSHNMTWMEMLVRRKPLVTEVAANADLTNAYKRSYLAQERHTPIDIARPRAVVASVLKERGPNQGANSKVATWLVGVSVIVLIIACANVANLLLARAFRRRREIAVRVALGVSRGRLLVQLLTESLVLAVLGAAAGLAVAQWGGTILRSAMLPDVEWPPLFADSRMLIFTSLAAVGVGVLTGLAPALLARRTDVSAALKAGAREGTYHRSRTRTVLLVVQGALSVVLLVGTGLFVRSLRNVHELDFGYDTPRILFVSIEMRGMHLDSVAGLALRRDLVERAHALPGVADATLTVSVPFWMSWSNDLFTQAKDSIRGDFLFNTVSPSYFATMGTRIIRGRGFTAADVENAPRVIVVSQSMARRAFLKAEPLGQCIRIGADTMPCSTVVGVAADIVDRNLTEPAGLQYYAPVSQTGNGGNGLFVRTRGEAADMVGTVRRELQRVMPGVSYVTVTPLTKILEPNVRPWRLGATMFALFGGLALLLAAVGLYSVIAYNVTQRSHELGVRIALGAQARDVLRLVVGSGLRVAIAGIVIGGTIALVAGRFIAPLLYRVSPKDPLIYVLATLTLLGVAVLASLVPASRATRVDPNVALRAD, from the coding sequence GTGCTACCCCGCGGCATTCGTCGCCTGTTCCGGATCGACCTCGGCCCGCGCCGCGTCGCGCGCGCCGTCGACGACGAGCTGCGTTTCCACTTCGACATGACCGTGAGGCACTACATGGACAGTGGCATGTGCGAGTCCGACGCGCACCGCGAAGCAGAACGCCGCTTTGGCGACGTCGAACGCACACGGACCCGCCTCGAGGCGATCGATCGCTCTCGGGCTCAGCACGCGAGGCGCGCCGAATGGTGGAGCGCGATCCTGCAAGACCTCCGCTACGCCGTCCGCGGGCTGCGGGCGACTAAGTCATTCACCGCCGTCGTCGTCCTTGCGCTCGCGCTCGGCGTCGGCGCCAACGCGACGATGTTCGGCATCATCGACCGACTGCTGTTGCGTCCACCGCCCTTCCTCGCCGCGGCCACGGAAACGAACGTCGTCTATCTCGGCCGCAGCTTCGATGGCGTGGAGCAGCTCACGCCGAACATGAGCTACAAGCGCTACGTGGAGCTCACGAACTACACGACGTCATTCTCGCAGACCGCCGCGTTCTTCTACTGTGACCTCGCCGTCGACACCGGGCAGGAGACTGCCGAGCGGCGCGTGAGCATGGTGAGCGCGGCCTTCTGGCGCTTCTTCGACGCCCCGCCAGCGCTCGGCCGCTACTTCGGCCCGTCGGAGGACCACACGCCCGAGGGAGCGACGGTCGCCGTGCTCGGCTATACCTACTGGCAGACCCGCTTCGGCGGCAGCCGCGACGTCCTCGGCAAGTCGATCTCGTTAGGCCGACGTACCTACACGATCGTGGGCGTCGCGCCGCGCGGATTCGTGGGCATGGATCCGGTCGGCGCCGTCGCATTCATTCCAATCAGTACCGGAGTGAGCGACATCTTCGTCGCCGGTATGGTCGACGCGTCGAAGTGGTACACGTCGCACAACATGACCTGGATGGAGATGCTCGTCAGGCGGAAGCCGTTGGTGACTGAGGTCGCCGCCAACGCCGATCTGACCAACGCATATAAGCGGAGCTACCTCGCGCAGGAGCGGCACACGCCGATCGACATTGCGCGACCGCGGGCGGTGGTCGCCTCCGTGCTCAAGGAGCGAGGACCGAATCAGGGTGCGAATTCGAAAGTCGCGACCTGGCTCGTCGGCGTCTCGGTGATCGTGTTGATCATCGCGTGCGCGAACGTCGCCAACCTTCTCCTTGCACGAGCATTCCGGCGGCGACGTGAGATCGCGGTCCGCGTCGCACTCGGCGTGAGCCGGGGACGCCTGCTCGTTCAGCTCCTGACCGAGAGTCTGGTGCTCGCCGTCCTCGGTGCCGCCGCCGGCCTTGCCGTCGCGCAGTGGGGCGGGACGATTCTGCGCTCGGCGATGCTCCCCGACGTCGAGTGGCCGCCGCTCTTCGCTGATTCACGAATGCTCATCTTCACGAGCCTTGCGGCGGTCGGCGTCGGCGTGCTGACCGGGCTCGCGCCCGCTCTCCTCGCCCGCCGCACCGACGTCTCGGCGGCTCTCAAGGCCGGCGCGCGCGAAGGCACGTACCATCGTTCGCGGACACGGACCGTGCTCCTCGTCGTGCAAGGAGCGCTCTCCGTGGTACTCCTCGTCGGTACGGGACTCTTCGTGCGCAGCTTGCGCAACGTGCACGAGCTCGACTTCGGCTACGACACGCCGCGCATACTCTTCGTCTCGATCGAGATGCGCGGGATGCATCTCGATTCCGTCGCGGGGCTCGCTCTCCGCCGCGATCTCGTCGAGCGTGCGCACGCCCTTCCGGGCGTGGCGGACGCCACGTTGACAGTTTCCGTGCCCTTCTGGATGAGTTGGAGCAACGATCTCTTCACCCAGGCGAAAGACTCGATCCGCGGCGATTTTCTGTTTAACACGGTCTCGCCGAGCTACTTCGCGACGATGGGAACGCGCATTATTCGCGGACGTGGGTTCACCGCCGCGGACGTGGAGAACGCGCCGCGCGTAATCGTCGTCAGCCAGTCGATGGCGCGAAGGGCCTTCCTGAAAGCCGAACCGTTAGGCCAGTGCATTCGCATCGGCGCCGACACGATGCCCTGCTCGACCGTCGTCGGCGTCGCTGCCGACATCGTCGATCGGAACCTCACGGAGCCCGCCGGGCTGCAGTACTACGCACCGGTGAGTCAGACCGGCAACGGTGGAAATGGGCTCTTCGTTCGGACGCGTGGCGAGGCCGCGGACATGGTCGGCACCGTTAGGCGCGAGCTCCAGCGGGTGATGCCGGGAGTCTCGTACGTAACGGTGACGCCGCTGACCAAAATCCTCGAGCCCAACGTGCGCCCGTGGCGCCTCGGCGCAACGATGTTCGCTCTATTCGGTGGACTCGCTCTGCTGCTCGCTGCCGTTGGATTGTATTCCGTCATCGCGTACAATGTGACGCAGCGAAGTCACGAGCTCGGCGTCCGAATCGCGCTTGGCGCGCAGGCCCGCGATGTCCTGCGGCTCGTCGTCGGTAGCGGACTCCGCGTCGCTATCGCCGGCATCGTCATCGGCGGGACAATCGCGCTCGTCGCCGGGCGCTTTATCGCGCCCCTCCTGTATCGCGTTTCGCCAAAGGATCCGCTGATCTATGTCCTGGCGACACTGACGCTGCTCGGAGTGGCGGTATTGGCGAGTCTCGTTCCAGCCAGTCGGGCGACGCGTGTCGATCCGAACGTTGCGTTGCGAGCCGATTAG
- a CDS encoding PadR family transcriptional regulator — protein sequence MADLDLLQGTLDLLILKTLTWGPMHGYAVARWISDTTDDDLQIEEGALYTALHRMEKRGLLASDWGVSENNRKAKYYELTAVGRKQLRSQTDVFARYARAVFKVLQVAHAPATSH from the coding sequence GTGGCCGACCTCGACCTCCTCCAGGGCACCCTCGACTTGCTCATCCTGAAAACCCTCACCTGGGGGCCGATGCACGGGTATGCGGTTGCTCGCTGGATCAGCGACACCACCGACGACGATCTCCAGATCGAGGAAGGTGCGCTCTACACCGCGCTCCACCGTATGGAAAAACGCGGTCTCCTCGCGAGCGACTGGGGTGTATCCGAGAACAACCGCAAGGCCAAGTACTACGAGCTCACGGCCGTCGGCCGGAAGCAATTGCGCAGCCAGACCGACGTTTTTGCTCGTTATGCGCGCGCGGTCTTCAAGGTGCTCCAGGTCGCGCACGCACCCGCCACTAGCCACTAG
- a CDS encoding CPBP family intramembrane glutamic endopeptidase gives MFIGSRFPPLTPFRLDVQSAVFVLVVLVFMPIAAVRSRSIIAGGRGRAAPRRSDLLTRALLVQLLLFIFAFFVARTEGMALWSWTGLRLGTIAIAAGALTLLLSVGALSWHLRTPDERRSLWMRHLLPQTTRQWALWLVVSLAAGIAEETAYRGVLVVLLASATASFIVAVLLSAAAFAVAHYPQGAKSMGWVFAIGLVMQAVVAATGTLYVAMGVHAVYDVTAAISARGRLKSEEAEAGT, from the coding sequence ATGTTCATCGGCTCTCGATTTCCGCCATTGACGCCATTTCGGCTCGACGTGCAGTCGGCCGTTTTCGTGCTCGTGGTGCTTGTGTTCATGCCGATCGCCGCGGTGCGCAGCAGATCGATCATCGCGGGAGGCCGGGGACGCGCGGCTCCTCGCCGTTCGGATCTGCTGACGCGAGCGCTTCTCGTGCAGCTCCTGCTCTTCATTTTCGCCTTCTTCGTCGCGCGGACGGAAGGGATGGCGCTTTGGTCGTGGACGGGACTGAGGCTGGGGACGATTGCTATCGCAGCCGGCGCTCTGACGTTGCTGCTCAGCGTTGGGGCCTTGTCGTGGCACCTTCGGACGCCTGACGAGCGGCGATCACTCTGGATGCGTCATCTGCTGCCGCAGACGACCCGACAGTGGGCGCTCTGGCTCGTCGTCTCCCTTGCCGCCGGGATCGCCGAGGAGACCGCGTACCGCGGTGTGCTCGTCGTCCTGCTCGCGTCCGCGACAGCGAGTTTCATCGTCGCTGTTCTTCTCAGCGCGGCCGCGTTTGCCGTGGCGCACTATCCGCAGGGCGCGAAGAGCATGGGCTGGGTCTTCGCGATCGGCCTCGTTATGCAAGCCGTGGTCGCGGCGACGGGGACGTTATATGTGGCGATGGGAGTGCACGCGGTCTACGACGTCACGGCGGCTATAAGCGCGCGCGGGCGGCTGAAGTCGGAAGAGGCGGAGGCGGGCACGTAA